One Gemmatimonadaceae bacterium DNA segment encodes these proteins:
- a CDS encoding chemotaxis protein CheD produces the protein MTTPTLVPVETHVPVAAWGVLVERGVLSSVGLGSCVAVMLHDGVARVGALAHVLLPHESLSRDRSRPAKFGSTAVPFLLNEMRRHGSRAQPVARIVGGASMFGALLSSGVNMGERNVDAVKQRLAASGIPLIGEDVGGDYGRSVYFDVATGEVRVVSMRHGRRIL, from the coding sequence GTGACGACGCCGACGCTCGTGCCCGTCGAGACGCACGTCCCGGTCGCGGCCTGGGGCGTCCTTGTTGAACGAGGCGTCCTGTCGTCGGTCGGGCTCGGGTCGTGCGTGGCGGTCATGCTGCACGACGGCGTGGCGCGCGTTGGCGCACTCGCACACGTGCTCCTGCCTCACGAGTCCTTGTCGCGAGACCGGTCGCGCCCGGCCAAGTTCGGCTCGACCGCGGTGCCGTTCCTCCTGAACGAGATGCGACGCCACGGCTCGCGGGCTCAGCCCGTCGCACGCATCGTCGGCGGCGCCTCGATGTTCGGCGCGCTCCTCTCGTCGGGAGTCAACATGGGAGAGCGCAACGTCGATGCCGTGAAGCAGCGGCTGGCGGCGAGCGGCATCCCCCTGATCGGCGAAGACGTCGGGGGCGACTACGGCCGCAGCGTGTACTTCGACGTCGCGACCGGGGAAGTCCGCGTCGTCTCGATGCGCCATGGCCGGCGGATCCTCTAG
- a CDS encoding DUF4388 domain-containing protein, giving the protein MAIRGSLREASLTDVLQLLAMGKKTGCLSVTHKNAFGSIYFERGRIAFASIVNRRDRLGDLLVSNGIIAREQLDIAIAEQASQPDRRLGEILVAKDFLAREELHQHIKRQIEEAVYYLFTWTQGTFSFEADVTPDEQDFVVSINPESLLLEGARRIDEWSLIEKKIPGFDCVFALDRTHLEASRVELTMDQDAVLPLIDGTRDVAALMDLSGLGEFEMGKALFGLITAGFLHRVGRRRTQDAPALATRVAEHSNLGVAFYKSGMLDEAVREFRRVADLQPHDVQAEFYLGLLAIRQGRHDEAVRVLRGAVARAPGKGALHANLAYALEKLGRFDEARAAHATAERLLPNDPSVLLTGAVLSLRRGDVEAADVALRASALRGDGRPRAAAWYHYAGLAAAYLGELDRAIAILSEGASLHPHNAVLANNLAVVLERRGRGGEAAAHLDRGLQEAPTLAQLHKNRGDLHGAAGQATDALECYARAVRLVPDLGGDVWLALGNLRHARGELDDATRCWERSLALAPENPAARQHLDRARRPA; this is encoded by the coding sequence ATGGCGATCCGCGGTTCCCTGCGCGAGGCCAGCCTCACGGACGTTCTCCAGTTGTTGGCGATGGGGAAGAAGACCGGTTGCCTCTCGGTCACGCACAAGAACGCCTTCGGAAGCATCTATTTCGAACGGGGACGCATTGCGTTCGCGAGCATCGTCAACCGGCGCGACCGGCTGGGCGACCTGCTGGTGAGCAACGGGATCATCGCCCGTGAGCAGCTGGACATTGCCATCGCCGAGCAGGCCTCGCAGCCCGATCGGCGGCTGGGCGAGATCCTGGTCGCGAAGGACTTCCTGGCGCGCGAAGAACTCCACCAGCACATCAAGCGGCAGATCGAGGAGGCAGTGTACTACCTCTTCACCTGGACGCAGGGCACGTTCTCGTTCGAGGCGGACGTGACGCCGGACGAGCAGGACTTCGTCGTATCGATCAACCCCGAGTCGCTGCTGCTCGAGGGTGCGCGGCGCATCGATGAGTGGAGCCTGATCGAGAAGAAGATTCCCGGATTCGACTGCGTGTTTGCCCTCGACCGGACGCATCTCGAGGCGTCCCGCGTCGAGCTGACGATGGATCAGGATGCGGTGTTGCCATTGATCGATGGAACCCGCGACGTCGCGGCCCTGATGGACCTGTCGGGACTCGGCGAGTTCGAGATGGGCAAGGCGCTGTTCGGGCTGATCACGGCGGGATTCCTCCATCGCGTGGGGCGACGCCGCACGCAGGACGCGCCGGCCCTTGCCACGCGCGTGGCCGAGCACAGCAACCTCGGCGTGGCCTTCTACAAATCGGGGATGCTGGACGAAGCCGTGCGCGAGTTCCGGCGCGTGGCGGACCTGCAGCCCCACGACGTGCAGGCGGAGTTCTACCTTGGCCTGCTCGCGATCCGGCAGGGCCGCCACGACGAGGCCGTGCGCGTGTTGCGAGGGGCGGTGGCCCGTGCGCCCGGCAAGGGCGCCCTGCACGCCAACCTCGCCTATGCGCTCGAGAAGCTCGGCCGCTTCGACGAAGCCCGGGCCGCTCACGCGACCGCCGAGCGCCTCCTGCCTAACGATCCATCGGTGCTGCTGACCGGAGCGGTGCTCTCCCTGCGTCGAGGCGACGTGGAGGCGGCCGACGTCGCCCTGCGCGCCTCGGCGCTCCGCGGCGACGGTCGGCCGCGCGCGGCGGCGTGGTATCACTACGCCGGACTTGCCGCGGCGTACCTCGGAGAACTCGATCGCGCGATCGCCATCCTGTCCGAGGGCGCGTCGCTGCACCCGCACAATGCCGTGCTGGCCAACAATCTCGCGGTGGTGCTCGAACGGCGTGGGCGCGGCGGCGAGGCGGCCGCCCATCTCGATCGCGGCCTGCAGGAGGCGCCGACCCTCGCGCAGTTGCACAAGAACCGCGGCGACCTTCATGGCGCAGCGGGCCAGGCCACCGATGCCCTCGAGTGTTACGCGCGCGCCGTGCGCCTCGTGCCCGACCTCGGGGGGGACGTGTGGCTCGCGCTGGGCAACCTGCGCCATGCTCGCGGCGAGCTCGATGATGCCACGCGCTGCTGGGAGCGGTCTCTTGCCCTGGCACCGGAGAATCCCGCGGCCCGACAGCACCTCGATCGCGCCCGGCGACCGGCGTGA
- a CDS encoding ATP-binding protein gives MTLPDAQFTFEAFVVGDANRLAVSAARNVSEHPGAVYNPLFVFGPPGLGKTHLLAAIGHRAQSLHPTLSVVYVTLEGFVEELHLAIATGQAEAFKRRYLTVGLLLLDDVQALSGRRETQSEVLRVFNALQSSGRQIVMASDRAPADIADVDDRLLNRLSGGLIVDLGAPDHGTRVAILQRKCADRRTSFGHGVLEELARGSSASVREMEAALHRLIARQSRSAEPLSVAEVRDVIGGAVAVGPSDEFTSFLQDVASGVAASVDGWRLRLGERIAWWSGQGFRTAILEQALELPEAPDVPQLDAAFAAVTERLRALESQAIAVNPSLAGQAVFRDPDRLPEAERLVRRALAATDPPPGPLPEYSMASLVRTAGNRAAMHAAATITDAPGRAANPLLIVGPTASGKTHLAHAIGNVLAARHGAGRSIACVSGSSLVDELTEAIHQERLESWRSRFGAVDALIIDGLQAIDGREAVQDELLRLLTAVCAEQRPVVLTSDRPLSAYLGIADRLRTVVERGLVVTMAPPGPADRLGRHTPVPEGDEAAAPTIDAPADPTMVPEEREPVAVGAGVTEATSARRALDSFFFDSEKVVAEWPEPTGRLLEDLG, from the coding sequence ATGACGCTCCCCGACGCGCAGTTCACCTTCGAGGCCTTCGTGGTCGGCGATGCCAACCGCCTGGCAGTGTCGGCGGCGCGCAACGTGTCGGAGCACCCGGGCGCGGTTTACAATCCGCTCTTTGTGTTCGGGCCGCCGGGCCTCGGGAAGACGCACCTGCTCGCCGCCATTGGTCACCGCGCACAGTCACTGCACCCGACGCTTTCGGTCGTGTACGTGACCCTCGAGGGGTTCGTCGAGGAATTGCACCTTGCCATCGCAACGGGACAGGCCGAGGCGTTCAAGCGGCGCTACCTGACCGTGGGGCTCCTCCTGCTCGATGACGTCCAGGCCCTGTCCGGTCGCCGTGAGACGCAGAGTGAGGTGCTGCGCGTCTTCAACGCGCTGCAGAGCAGCGGCCGCCAGATCGTGATGGCCTCGGATCGCGCGCCCGCCGACATCGCCGACGTGGACGACCGGCTGCTCAACCGACTCTCCGGCGGGCTCATCGTCGACCTGGGCGCGCCCGACCACGGGACGCGCGTCGCCATCCTCCAGCGCAAATGCGCAGACCGCCGCACCAGCTTTGGTCACGGCGTCCTCGAAGAACTCGCCAGGGGCTCGAGTGCGAGCGTGCGCGAGATGGAAGCGGCGCTGCATCGGCTCATTGCCCGGCAGTCGCGCAGCGCTGAACCACTCTCGGTGGCTGAGGTGCGCGACGTCATTGGGGGTGCGGTCGCGGTCGGGCCGTCCGACGAGTTCACGTCGTTTCTGCAGGATGTGGCGAGCGGTGTCGCGGCCTCGGTGGATGGGTGGCGCCTTCGGCTCGGCGAGCGCATCGCGTGGTGGTCCGGGCAGGGCTTTCGCACTGCCATCCTCGAACAGGCGCTCGAACTCCCCGAAGCCCCTGACGTGCCGCAACTCGATGCCGCGTTCGCCGCGGTCACCGAACGGTTGCGCGCGCTCGAGAGTCAGGCCATTGCGGTCAACCCGTCGCTCGCCGGGCAGGCCGTCTTTCGTGATCCCGATCGGCTTCCCGAAGCGGAGCGGCTGGTGCGCCGTGCGCTCGCCGCGACGGACCCTCCGCCCGGACCGCTGCCGGAGTACAGCATGGCCTCGCTCGTGCGCACCGCCGGGAACCGGGCCGCCATGCACGCCGCGGCCACGATCACGGACGCGCCAGGACGCGCTGCCAACCCGCTGCTCATCGTGGGGCCAACGGCGTCAGGCAAGACGCACCTGGCGCATGCGATCGGCAACGTGCTCGCGGCCCGTCATGGCGCCGGTCGGAGCATTGCCTGCGTGAGCGGGTCTTCGCTGGTCGATGAACTGACGGAGGCGATCCACCAGGAACGCCTCGAGTCCTGGCGCTCGCGCTTCGGCGCGGTCGACGCACTCATCATCGACGGTCTCCAGGCGATCGATGGACGAGAGGCCGTGCAGGACGAGCTGCTGCGACTCCTCACCGCGGTGTGCGCCGAGCAGCGACCGGTGGTGCTTACCAGCGATCGCCCACTCTCGGCCTACCTCGGCATTGCCGATCGCCTGCGCACGGTCGTCGAGCGTGGGCTCGTGGTCACCATGGCGCCGCCGGGACCGGCGGATCGGCTCGGACGCCACACGCCGGTGCCCGAGGGCGACGAGGCGGCCGCACCGACGATCGATGCGCCCGCAGACCCGACGATGGTGCCCGAGGAGCGGGAACCGGTCGCCGTTGGCGCCGGCGTCACCGAGGCGACCTCGGCGCGTCGCGCCCTTGATTCGTTCTTCTTCGACTCCGAGAAGGTGGTCGCCGAGTGGCCGGAGCCGACGGGGCGCTTGCTGGAGGACCTGGGCTGA
- a CDS encoding GTPase domain-containing protein → MPLVNYPARELTCKIVYYGPGRSGKTTNLHYIHDRVPPERRGSMVSLATHSERTLFFDFLPLDLGTVSGFATRFQLYTVPGQVYYRSTRKLVLQGADGVVFVADSQRRQREENLQSLRDMHEVLAEQGVDARALPLVLQYNKQDLPADLVMSRGELDAALNFRGVPSFAADALAGTGVFETLRKVSQLVLQRLAAPQPAGR, encoded by the coding sequence ATGCCGCTCGTGAACTACCCGGCGCGGGAGCTGACCTGCAAGATCGTCTACTACGGTCCCGGGCGTTCGGGGAAGACGACGAACTTGCACTATATCCACGATCGCGTGCCGCCGGAGCGACGGGGTTCGATGGTGTCGCTGGCGACACACAGCGAACGGACGCTCTTCTTCGACTTCCTCCCGCTCGACCTGGGCACCGTGTCCGGGTTCGCCACGCGTTTCCAGCTCTACACGGTGCCCGGGCAGGTGTACTACCGCTCGACGCGCAAGCTCGTGCTCCAGGGTGCAGACGGCGTGGTCTTTGTTGCCGACTCGCAGCGCCGGCAACGCGAGGAGAACCTGCAAAGCCTCCGCGACATGCATGAGGTGCTTGCCGAGCAGGGCGTGGACGCGCGCGCGCTGCCGCTGGTCCTGCAGTACAACAAGCAGGATCTGCCCGCCGACCTCGTGATGAGTCGCGGGGAACTGGACGCCGCCCTCAACTTCCGCGGCGTCCCGAGCTTTGCGGCCGATGCACTGGCGGGAACCGGGGTCTTCGAGACCCTGCGCAAGGTCTCGCAGCTCGTGCTCCAGCGCCTCGCGGCGCCGCAGCCGGCGGGGCGTTAG
- a CDS encoding DUF4388 domain-containing protein yields the protein MAIEGPLRELGIHDVFQLLDLSRKTGRLRVSSALRDNEGTVYFRVGRIVAATIRSNPHPLGALLLRSGRITEADLARARAVQEAPGEDRRLGEILVAQHVVSVRELERAIMRQVETVVFELLSWQEGFFSFAEEDVQAPAGAEGMVALPTESLLMEGARRLDEWTQIQQRIPSLAVIPVLAEAEEGIAPSRLDLLPHEWEVLSLVDGVQDLRAIARTLERSEFEVARIAFGLATIAVIDVLAPTDATEPDRSGEHLATCLAEARDALLAERLDDALARAATAVSLAPQDPEARSTLARVLLRQGREAEAAEELRIALEADAAHAGALMERARLAARHGELARAIESWQRVLAACPESPLGEQARHAIAHASQLAAVLEAVDA from the coding sequence ATGGCGATCGAGGGACCGCTCCGCGAGCTTGGCATCCACGACGTGTTTCAACTGCTGGACCTGAGCCGAAAGACGGGACGCCTTCGCGTGTCGTCTGCCCTGCGCGACAACGAGGGGACGGTGTACTTTCGCGTCGGACGCATCGTCGCAGCGACGATTCGATCGAATCCGCACCCGCTCGGTGCGCTCCTGCTTCGCTCGGGACGCATCACGGAAGCGGACCTCGCGCGGGCGCGCGCCGTGCAGGAGGCCCCCGGTGAGGACCGGCGCCTGGGCGAGATCCTCGTGGCGCAGCACGTCGTCTCGGTGCGCGAACTCGAGCGCGCGATCATGCGTCAGGTGGAAACCGTCGTCTTCGAACTGCTGTCGTGGCAGGAGGGCTTCTTCTCGTTTGCCGAGGAAGACGTACAGGCACCGGCGGGGGCCGAGGGTATGGTAGCCCTTCCCACCGAGTCGCTGCTCATGGAGGGTGCGCGACGCCTCGATGAATGGACGCAGATTCAGCAGCGCATCCCGAGCCTCGCCGTGATCCCGGTGCTGGCCGAGGCCGAGGAGGGCATCGCGCCTTCACGACTGGATCTGCTCCCGCACGAGTGGGAGGTCCTGTCGCTGGTCGATGGCGTGCAGGACCTGCGCGCCATCGCGCGCACGCTCGAGCGTTCAGAGTTCGAGGTGGCCCGCATTGCGTTCGGGCTCGCGACCATCGCCGTGATCGACGTGCTGGCGCCGACGGACGCGACGGAGCCCGACCGTTCAGGCGAACATCTGGCCACGTGCCTTGCCGAGGCGCGGGATGCGCTGCTGGCCGAACGGCTCGATGACGCGCTCGCGCGGGCAGCAACTGCCGTCTCGCTGGCGCCGCAGGATCCGGAAGCACGCTCCACCCTCGCCCGGGTGCTCCTGCGCCAGGGTCGCGAAGCGGAGGCCGCCGAGGAATTGCGCATCGCGCTGGAGGCCGACGCCGCGCACGCGGGGGCGTTGATGGAGCGCGCCCGCCTGGCCGCGCGCCATGGAGAGCTTGCGCGGGCGATCGAGTCATGGCAGCGCGTGCTCGCCGCGTGTCCGGAGAGTCCGCTGGGCGAACAGGCACGGCACGCCATCGCGCACGCCTCGCAGCTCGCCGCGGTGCTGGAGGCCGTCGATGCGTAA
- a CDS encoding tetratricopeptide repeat protein, giving the protein MMTQPSARDQAILRSFAHRIDASDPGALNNLGVLYFTKGMIAESVGAFTRALDLDARMTIAQRNIEIAYFTSGYYDDRLATLEAQLTRDARDREARWSLGCMHLLLGDIPRALAAFSVLLRDAPDDVPLVRQVAAAEARAGNLVSASQWLQHALDLEPDDADVHFQLGEVAYHRGMNDEARRALERAIELAPDHAEATYLLGFVLGDLGEHESAQAIAARALRLNPALGRARANLSLERFDRGSHEQARVAREARGILAHEDQDASQMTHYNLGLAFRHKHYLDDALREFAQALDRGEDAFLVRQAMAEVQLLRGDTSAALPLYEALVAERPNDARLWNARGVALHHGGRYVEARESYRRALSADPAHAAALNNLGVAACHAGDVAQARDAFARALALDAGGLKARLNLAYLLVRHGEVEGALATYRQVLRLSPEHPVAWNGVGLVLAGQSRFDDARTAYSRAIEARPSYAEAHYNLGFALTNLGDHEGALRETQRALELDAYYAPQKFELDIEQASTRLEVPPEFSGSRRDATVRSFAFEESALETLFDDLAPEGRVEALGESPYARVWTLLAEGDHDRAAAEVRRVMGAGGPRVDGLVASGSVFLARGASGEALERFREARRHDSAHGPAAEGEVRALVALGRYAEAAAPAEWLASHRAESAEVQLLAACVRAETGRPDDARTGLSAAHRLAAAEPRVLREVARLHVRLGDVPDAVTAMRAAWALAPDDAEIAGELGHLLADAGDVAGAEGVFATLAGAASGDAVVVLALARLRRDLGRAGESVEPLAALLIDDPYHFDALAMLGESLFLAGRRADARFAFARILRFVPEHVAALYFEGVLLAEEHEYALALARWERVAGLAPDSEYAQRAARDARTAMAMRERLLGAAHGEAA; this is encoded by the coding sequence ATGATGACGCAGCCCTCGGCACGCGACCAGGCGATCCTGCGGTCGTTCGCGCATCGGATCGATGCGTCCGACCCGGGCGCGCTCAACAACCTTGGCGTGCTCTACTTCACCAAGGGCATGATCGCCGAGTCCGTGGGGGCGTTCACGCGCGCCCTCGACCTCGATGCCCGCATGACGATCGCGCAGCGCAACATCGAGATCGCGTACTTCACCAGCGGGTACTATGACGACCGGCTCGCGACGCTCGAGGCGCAGCTGACGCGCGATGCCCGGGATCGAGAGGCGCGGTGGTCGCTGGGCTGCATGCATCTGCTGCTTGGAGACATTCCCCGGGCGCTGGCGGCGTTCAGCGTGTTGTTGCGGGACGCGCCCGATGACGTGCCGCTCGTGCGGCAGGTCGCCGCTGCCGAAGCGAGGGCCGGGAATCTGGTCTCCGCGTCGCAGTGGCTGCAGCACGCCCTCGATCTCGAGCCTGACGACGCGGATGTGCACTTTCAACTTGGAGAGGTCGCGTATCATCGCGGGATGAACGACGAGGCCCGGCGCGCGCTGGAGCGCGCGATCGAGTTGGCGCCGGATCACGCCGAGGCGACGTACCTGCTGGGTTTCGTGCTGGGCGATCTGGGGGAGCACGAGTCGGCGCAGGCGATCGCCGCGCGCGCGCTGCGCCTCAACCCGGCCCTCGGGCGCGCGCGTGCGAACCTTTCCCTCGAGCGATTCGACCGCGGGTCGCACGAGCAGGCGCGGGTGGCGCGCGAAGCCCGTGGCATCCTCGCTCACGAAGATCAGGACGCGTCGCAGATGACGCACTACAACCTGGGCCTGGCGTTCCGGCACAAGCACTACCTCGACGATGCGCTGCGCGAGTTCGCCCAGGCGCTCGATCGCGGCGAGGACGCCTTCCTCGTCCGGCAGGCGATGGCCGAGGTGCAGTTGCTGCGCGGAGACACGTCCGCGGCCCTGCCGCTCTACGAAGCCCTCGTGGCCGAGCGCCCGAATGACGCCCGGCTGTGGAATGCGCGTGGCGTGGCGCTGCATCACGGTGGCCGATACGTGGAGGCGCGCGAGAGCTATCGTCGCGCACTCTCCGCGGACCCGGCGCACGCGGCCGCGCTCAACAACCTCGGCGTGGCCGCCTGCCATGCCGGCGACGTGGCGCAGGCGCGCGACGCGTTTGCGCGCGCGCTCGCCCTGGACGCCGGGGGACTCAAGGCCCGACTCAACCTCGCGTACCTGCTCGTAAGGCACGGCGAGGTCGAGGGAGCGCTCGCCACCTATCGTCAGGTGCTGCGCCTCTCGCCGGAACACCCGGTGGCCTGGAACGGCGTGGGGCTGGTGCTGGCGGGCCAGTCGAGGTTCGACGACGCGCGGACCGCGTACTCGCGCGCGATCGAGGCGCGACCGTCGTACGCGGAGGCGCACTACAACCTCGGGTTTGCGCTCACGAACCTCGGAGACCACGAGGGCGCCCTGCGTGAGACGCAGCGCGCTCTCGAACTGGACGCGTATTACGCGCCGCAGAAGTTCGAGCTGGACATCGAGCAGGCCTCCACGCGCCTGGAGGTTCCGCCGGAATTCAGTGGTTCGCGGCGCGACGCGACGGTCCGCTCGTTTGCCTTCGAGGAGAGCGCACTCGAAACGCTCTTTGATGATCTGGCTCCGGAGGGCCGCGTGGAGGCGCTCGGCGAGTCGCCCTATGCGCGCGTGTGGACGCTTCTGGCTGAAGGCGACCACGATCGCGCGGCGGCGGAGGTCCGACGCGTCATGGGAGCGGGAGGCCCCCGCGTCGATGGGCTCGTGGCATCCGGAAGCGTCTTCCTCGCGCGCGGCGCGAGCGGTGAGGCGCTCGAACGCTTCCGTGAAGCGCGCCGACACGACAGTGCGCACGGACCGGCCGCCGAAGGCGAGGTGCGCGCCCTGGTGGCGCTTGGGCGATACGCCGAGGCGGCGGCGCCCGCGGAGTGGCTCGCCTCGCATCGAGCCGAGAGCGCCGAGGTGCAGTTGCTCGCCGCCTGCGTCCGCGCGGAAACGGGACGCCCGGACGATGCGCGTACGGGCCTGAGCGCTGCGCATCGTTTGGCAGCGGCAGAACCCCGTGTGCTCCGCGAGGTAGCTCGCTTGCACGTGCGCCTGGGCGATGTGCCCGACGCTGTGACGGCGATGCGCGCCGCCTGGGCTCTCGCGCCCGACGACGCCGAAATCGCGGGCGAACTGGGGCACCTGCTCGCGGACGCCGGCGATGTGGCCGGAGCCGAAGGGGTCTTCGCAACCCTCGCAGGTGCCGCATCCGGAGACGCCGTCGTCGTGCTGGCGCTTGCCAGACTTCGGCGCGACCTGGGGCGCGCGGGGGAGAGCGTCGAACCGCTCGCCGCCCTCCTCATCGACGACCCGTATCACTTCGACGCCCTGGCGATGCTGGGTGAATCGCTGTTTCTCGCGGGGCGGCGCGCCGACGCGCGCTTCGCCTTCGCCCGCATTCTTCGCTTTGTCCCGGAGCACGTCGCCGCGCTCTACTTCGAGGGCGTGTTGCTGGCCGAGGAGCACGAGTACGCACTGGCCCTCGCGCGGTGGGAACGCGTCGCGGGTCTCGCGCCCGACAGCGAATACGCACAGCGTGCGGCACGAGATGCCCGCACGGCGATGGCCATGCGCGAGCGGCTGCTCGGCGCGGCGCACGGGGAGGCGGCCTAG
- a CDS encoding chemotaxis protein CheC — protein MQDLLALKPMQLDALREVANIGAGHAATALSLMTGQTIMISVPTINITPLEDVPPHIGDPGEPVAAVLMNMVGDLTGRTLLVFPRPTAIRMAEIMTRRAHIGGDELSELEQSAIREAGNILSGAYMNALSDFMGLMLMPSPPSLAIDMAQAVLTTAYLQFGSDRDLVFCVETEFLMQDAAERLRGYFLLLPDMTSLRTLLRAMRMD, from the coding sequence ATGCAGGACCTACTCGCGCTCAAGCCGATGCAGCTGGACGCGCTGCGTGAAGTCGCCAACATCGGCGCCGGTCACGCGGCGACGGCCCTGTCACTCATGACGGGCCAGACGATCATGATCTCGGTGCCGACGATCAACATCACGCCCCTGGAAGACGTCCCGCCGCACATCGGCGATCCGGGCGAACCGGTGGCGGCGGTGCTGATGAACATGGTGGGTGACCTCACGGGTCGCACGCTCCTCGTGTTCCCGCGACCGACGGCCATCCGCATGGCCGAGATCATGACCCGGCGCGCCCACATCGGTGGCGACGAGCTGTCCGAACTGGAGCAGTCGGCGATCCGCGAGGCGGGCAACATCCTGAGCGGCGCGTACATGAACGCCCTCAGCGATTTCATGGGACTCATGCTGATGCCCTCGCCGCCATCGCTCGCGATCGACATGGCGCAGGCGGTGCTCACGACGGCCTACCTCCAGTTCGGCAGCGACCGCGACCTCGTGTTCTGCGTCGAGACGGAGTTCCTCATGCAGGACGCGGCCGAACGTCTGCGCGGCTACTTCCTGCTGTTGCCGGACATGACGTCGCTGCGCACCCTCCTGCGCGCGATGCGCATGGACTGA
- a CDS encoding chemotaxis protein CheA, whose amino-acid sequence MNKYAELFVTESRDYLTAMEHALLQLEADPQAREPIDALFRSVHTLKGMSGVMGYSTVTELSHAMETRLARVRAEEESLGPGTIDMLFEAADALARAVEVATEGRPTALDVASLVRRLAGAGEPGAPSAVSPAMPELLLAGLPVRIQLEPDAPLPGARARIITDKLRTVGTVHGTQPADAALWAEGFDGRFTVFIETTEDDETIRELVCGCGDVREVRISAPASPRTAGNATADDAWATRDLKAPLQRYVRIELRRLDHLLDLVGELVTVRGRLQVLAAAHEDGALDETVAKAARLIGELQDGVLGSRMVPVWQVFDRFPRVVRDAARLVGKDVALTLEGREIELDRTLLEQVADPLVHLLRNAVDHGIEAPDARRAAGKPSVGRIKLIARRERSAVVIVVADDGRGVDRLRILTTARSRGWVPETTEELSDDDVLRLISRPGFSTAERVSEVSGRGVGIDAVLAKVRALGGTVVFSTVEGRGTVFELRLPVTLAIVPTVITRVGDESYALPLTHVTETLQPAAGAVRPLRGRQVFVLRNEVLPLLSLRQLVGLPVRDVMGQQIVIVEVTDRRAAIAVDRLDGQQDIVVKAFDAAKDAIACTGAAILSDGSASLILDVGGLLQEH is encoded by the coding sequence GTGAACAAGTACGCCGAGCTGTTCGTCACCGAGAGCCGTGACTACCTCACGGCCATGGAGCATGCGTTGCTCCAGCTGGAGGCTGATCCCCAGGCGCGCGAGCCCATCGACGCGCTTTTCCGATCGGTCCATACGCTCAAGGGGATGAGCGGGGTGATGGGGTACAGCACCGTCACTGAGCTGTCCCACGCGATGGAAACGCGCCTGGCCCGGGTGCGAGCCGAAGAAGAGTCGTTAGGCCCCGGGACGATCGACATGCTGTTCGAGGCCGCGGATGCCCTGGCGCGCGCGGTCGAGGTGGCGACCGAAGGGCGGCCGACCGCTCTCGATGTGGCGTCGCTCGTTCGCCGCCTGGCCGGCGCCGGTGAACCCGGCGCTCCGTCGGCTGTTTCGCCGGCGATGCCCGAGCTGCTCCTGGCTGGCCTGCCGGTGCGCATCCAGCTCGAGCCCGACGCGCCGCTGCCGGGCGCGCGGGCGCGGATCATCACGGACAAGCTGCGCACCGTTGGTACCGTGCACGGGACGCAGCCGGCCGATGCGGCGCTCTGGGCGGAGGGATTCGACGGCCGCTTCACGGTCTTCATCGAGACCACCGAGGACGACGAGACGATCCGGGAACTGGTATGTGGCTGTGGTGACGTGCGCGAGGTGCGCATCAGCGCGCCCGCCTCGCCGCGCACCGCCGGCAACGCCACGGCGGACGACGCCTGGGCGACCCGGGATCTCAAGGCGCCCCTTCAGCGATACGTCCGCATCGAACTGCGTCGCCTCGACCACCTGCTCGACCTGGTGGGAGAGTTGGTGACCGTGCGCGGCCGGCTGCAGGTGCTCGCGGCCGCGCATGAAGACGGCGCACTCGACGAGACGGTCGCGAAGGCCGCCCGACTGATCGGTGAGTTGCAGGACGGGGTGCTCGGGAGCCGAATGGTCCCTGTCTGGCAGGTGTTCGATCGGTTTCCACGCGTGGTGCGCGACGCGGCCCGGCTCGTGGGGAAGGACGTCGCGCTCACGCTCGAGGGCCGTGAGATCGAACTGGACCGAACGCTGCTGGAGCAGGTGGCGGATCCGCTCGTGCATCTCCTCCGCAACGCGGTGGATCACGGGATCGAGGCGCCGGACGCGCGACGTGCCGCCGGCAAGCCGTCGGTTGGGCGCATCAAACTGATCGCGCGCCGCGAACGGAGTGCGGTGGTCATCGTGGTCGCCGATGATGGTCGGGGGGTCGATCGGCTACGCATCCTGACCACGGCCAGGTCGCGCGGCTGGGTGCCTGAAACCACGGAAGAGCTCTCTGACGACGATGTGCTACGCCTCATTTCCCGACCGGGCTTCTCGACCGCCGAGCGGGTCAGCGAAGTCTCGGGGCGTGGAGTGGGCATCGATGCCGTTCTGGCCAAGGTGCGGGCCCTCGGCGGGACCGTGGTGTTCTCCACGGTCGAGGGTCGGGGCACGGTGTTCGAGCTGCGGCTGCCGGTCACCCTCGCGATCGTCCCCACGGTGATCACGCGCGTTGGGGACGAATCGTACGCCCTGCCGTTGACGCACGTCACCGAAACGCTCCAGCCCGCAGCGGGCGCGGTCCGGCCCCTCCGCGGCCGGCAGGTGTTTGTGCTCCGGAACGAGGTGTTGCCCCTGCTGTCGCTGCGGCAGCTGGTGGGGCTCCCCGTGCGGGACGTGATGGGGCAGCAAATCGTCATTGTCGAGGTGACGGATCGGCGGGCGGCGATCGCCGTCGACCGGCTCGACGGTCAACAGGACATCGTCGTGAAGGCGTTCGACGCGGCGAAGGACGCGATCGCCTGCACGGGAGCGGCGATCCTGTCCGACGGGTCGGCGTCCCTGATCCTCGACGTGGGCGGACTTCTCCAGGAGCACTGA